One window of Trifolium pratense cultivar HEN17-A07 linkage group LG5, ARS_RC_1.1, whole genome shotgun sequence genomic DNA carries:
- the LOC123883787 gene encoding disease resistance protein RUN1-like isoform X4, which translates to MNILLGHKFSYLPIDLIGINLPIEKVVNLLLLDSLDDVRVVGICGMGGVGKTTLATALFGHISHQFDARCYIDDLSKIYRHDGPIGAQKQILHQTLGGEPFQICNLYDTANLIQSRLRRLRALIILDNVDKVDQLDKLAVNREWLGAGSRIIIISRDEHILKAYGVDVVYKVPLLNETNSVQLFCRKAFKLDHILSSYEGLVNGILHYADGLPLAIKILGSFLFGRDISEWKSALSRLRESPNKDVMDVLRLSFDGLEELEKEIFLDIACFFNRYWEDYVKKVLNCCGFNADIGLRVLIDKSLLSISDDEIIIMHSLLEELGKNMVQEMSTKESRKWTRVWLHKQLQNVMLENVERKVEAIYIVRYSMDQETDKLIMGETLSKMSHLRLLSLTNIIILGNLSYLSNELRYVEWNWYPFKYLPPCFHPNQLVELNLTDSSIKQLWKDKKYLPNLRRLDLRHSKNLRKMPDFGDIPNLEELDLKGCIKLVQIDPSIGVLKKLYYLSLKDCKNLVNIPNNIFGLTSLQYLNLSGCPKMNKNPIPRQSRTSFWKRTTIGLRSFYGYHEGLASSLVPSFLSLYCLSEVDISFCGLSQLPSAIGCLRQLVRLNISGNNFVTLPNLKELSNLEYLNLQHCMLLESLPQLPLPTFFDHMTKHKTTFKHMKNYYYKRKVGLVIFNCPKLGESEYCDNIAFSWMTQFIWARQQSSSAFFYGNLIDIVIPRSEIPIWFKNQSESGSIRMELSTIMNNNCIGIACCVVFSVEPSDRTVEASDSNSGIFYEFHNNSNRLCWSDGIGVILERGLILVKSNHMYLFYIPKRSFFDIMKSIDQPLTDLDYIIFKAGIYNDKGSDLEVQHCGYRLVYEHDLQDLNLTMMHPENLSTHKGEFLAIEDEAQP; encoded by the exons ATGAATATATTATTGGGTCACAAATTTTCATATCTTCCAATAGATTTAATTGGGATAAATTTACCTATTGAGAAAGTAGTAAATCTATTACTTTTAGACTCACTTGATGATGTTCGGGTTGTAGGAATTTGTGGGATGGGTGGAGTAGGGAAGACAACTCTTGCTACTGCTTTATTTGGTCATATCTCTCATCAATTTGATGCTCGTTGTTATATTGATGATCTAAGCAAAATATATAGACATGATGGTCCAATTGGTGCACAAAAGCAAATCCTACACCAAACTCTTGGTGGGGAACCCTTTCAGATATGCAATCTCTATGACACGGCTAACTTGATACAAAGTAGGCTTCGTCGCCTGCGAGCACTTATAATTCTTGACAATGTTGATAAAGTTGATCAACTCGATAAGTTAGCCGTGAATCGTGAATGGTTAGGTGCAGGGAGTAGAATCATTATAATTTCTAGAGATGAGCATATCTTGAAAGCATATGGAGTGGATGTAGTTTACAAAGTTCCACTCTTGAATGAGACTAACTCCGTTCAATTATTTTGTCGAAAAGCATTCAAACTTGACCATATTTTGAGTAGTTATGAAGGGTTGGTTAATGGCATACTACATTATGCCGATGGCTTACCATTAGCAATTAAAATATTGGGTTCATTTTTGTTTGGTCGAGATATATCTGAATGGAAAAGTGCATTGTCTAGATTGAGAGAAAGTCCAAACAAAGATGTCATGGATGTGTTACGATTAAGTTTTGATGGGTTGGAGGAATTGgaaaaagaaatatttcttGATATTGCTTGTTTTTTCAATCGGTACTGGGAGGATTATGTcaaaaaagttctaaattgCTGTGGATTTAATGCTGATATTGGTTTAAGAGTTCTAATTGATAAATCACTTCTAAGCATATCTGACGATGAAATTATAATAATGCATAGTTTGTTAGAAGAGTTGGGCAAAAACATGGTCCAAGAAATGTCAACCAAAGAATCAAGAAAGTGGACGAGGGTGTGGCTCCACAAACAACTCCAAAATGTTATGTTAGAGAATGTG GAAAGGAAGGTTGAAGCCATATATATTGTTAGATATTCAATGGACCAAGAAACAGACAAATTGATCATGGGTGAAACATTGTCAAAAATGAGTCATCTTAGATTGCTCAGCTTGACGAACATAATTATTTTAGGAAACCTCAGCTACCTCTCTAATGAGTTAAGATATGTGGAGTGGAATTGGTATCCTTTCAAGTATTTGCCGCCATGTTTTCATCCCAATCAACTTGTTGAATTGAACTTGACGGATAGCAGCATCAAACAACTATGGAAAGATAAGAAG TATTTGCCCAATTTGAGAAGGTTGGATCTAAGACACTCAAAAAATCTAAGAAAGATGCCAGATTTTGGGGATATTCCAAACCTTGAGGAGCTAGATCTTAAAGGTTGTATAAAGCTTGTGCAAATAGATCCATCTATCGGGGTTCTAAAAAAGCTTTATTACTTAAGTTTGAAAGATTGCAAAAATCTAGTAAACATACCAAACAACATATTTGGTCTCACCTCTCTTCAATATCTAAATCTTTCGGGGTGTCCCAAAATGAATAAGAATCCAATTCCAAGGCAATCAAGAACTTCCTTCTGGAAACGGACCACAATTGGTTTACGTTCCTTTTACGGTTATCATGAAGGTTTAGCTAGTTCTTTGGTGCCTTCTTTTCTTAGCTTATATTGTTTGAGTGAAGTTGATATCAGTTTCTGTGGTCTAAGCCAACTCCCAAGTGCAATTGGATGTCTACGTCAACTCGTAAGATTAAATATAAGCGGGAACAATTTTGTGACACTACCTAACCTGAAGGAGCTTTCCAACCTTGAATATTTAAACTTACAGCATTGCATGCTTTTGGAATCTTTGCCTCAGCTTCCTTTGCCTACTTTTTTTGATCATATGACAAAACATAAAACCACTTTCAAGcatatgaaaaattattattataagaggAAAGTAGGACTGGTCATTTTCAATTGTCCTAAGTTGGGTGAGAGTGAATATTGTGATAACATTGCATTTTCATGGATGACACAATTCATTTGGGCAAGACAGCAGTCGTCTAGTGCCTTCTTTTATGggaatttaattgatattgtTATTCCTAGAAGTGAAATACCAATTTGGTTCAAAAATCAGAGCGAGAGTGGTTCAATAAGAATGGAACTATCTACCATTATGAACAATAATTGCATTGGCATTGCTTGTTGTGTGGTATTTTCTGTTGAACCTTCTGATCGAACTGTCGAAGCTTCTGATAGTAATTCgggtatattttatgaatttcataataatagtaatagatTGTGTTGGTCTGATGGTATTGGTGTAATTTTAGAAAGAGGTCTTATTCTGGTCAAATCAAATCACATGTACCTATTCTATATTCCTAAGAGATCATTCTTTGATATTATGAAGTCGATTGACCAACCTCTAACCGATCTTgattatatcattttcaaagCTGGCATTTATAATGACAAAGGTAGTGATTTGGAGGTGCAGCATTGTGGGTATCGTTTGGTATATGAACATGATCTACAAGACTTGAACTTAACAATGATGCATCCCGAAAATCTGTCAACTCATAAGGGCGAGTTTTTGGCAATTGAAGATGAGGCACAACCATGA